The Methanobacterium sp. BAmetb5 genome includes a region encoding these proteins:
- a CDS encoding DapH/DapD/GlmU-related protein, which translates to MEKRSKPQFNDMGLTQWYWRVLHHKNLELGENTEIGSFTVIDAFKGVKIGDDVKIGFGCTILSYSSIDNKGGKTILGKNCKIGSGSVIMPGVEIGENSIIGANSFLNKDVPPNEVWVGSPAKYLKKVDSNDL; encoded by the coding sequence ATGGAAAAAAGATCTAAACCACAATTTAATGACATGGGATTAACACAATGGTACTGGAGAGTTTTACACCACAAAAACCTAGAACTGGGTGAAAATACTGAAATTGGTTCATTTACCGTTATTGATGCATTCAAGGGGGTTAAAATAGGAGATGATGTTAAGATTGGTTTTGGATGCACGATTCTTAGTTATTCTTCCATAGATAATAAAGGTGGAAAAACTATTCTGGGCAAGAATTGCAAAATTGGTAGTGGATCTGTAATAATGCCAGGAGTGGAAATTGGTGAAAATTCTATCATTGGGGCAAATAGTTTTCTGAATAAAGATGTACCACCTAATGAGGTGTGGGTAGGTAGCCCTGCTAAATATCTTAAAAAGGTTGATTCAAATGATCTATGA
- a CDS encoding UDP-N-acetylglucosamine 4,6-dehydratase family protein, with protein MIYEFYNKKTILVTGGVGSIGKEIVKMLLKCKPKSIRVLDNNETALFDLEQELQSDKIRTLIGDVRDTERLERAFENVDIVFHAAALKHVGLCEYNPFDAVKTNVIGTQNVLNAALDRNVEKVIVISTDKSVNPVNVMGATKLLAERLTISANHYKGERKTVFSCVRFGNVLDSRGSVVPIFKKQIEDGGPVTITDPSMTRFVMGIPEAVNLILKSGEIAEGGEIFILKMPSLNIIDLAEVMIEELSKLYGHQKEDIKIRYIGKRSGEKMFEELMTVEELPFAVDNGDLIILNSKNGKKLDKYKYNSNSVNKLSKNEIKMIIKEFCLL; from the coding sequence ATGATCTATGAATTTTACAATAAAAAAACTATTCTTGTTACTGGAGGAGTTGGATCTATAGGCAAAGAAATAGTCAAAATGTTACTAAAATGCAAACCAAAATCTATCCGTGTTTTAGATAACAATGAAACTGCTCTTTTTGATCTTGAACAGGAATTACAGTCAGATAAAATCAGAACATTAATTGGTGACGTTAGGGATACAGAAAGATTAGAACGAGCTTTTGAGAATGTTGACATAGTTTTTCATGCTGCGGCACTAAAACATGTTGGTTTGTGTGAATATAATCCATTTGATGCAGTAAAGACTAATGTAATAGGAACTCAAAATGTTTTGAATGCCGCATTAGATCGTAATGTGGAGAAAGTAATAGTTATAAGCACGGATAAGTCAGTGAACCCGGTTAATGTTATGGGTGCAACAAAGCTCTTGGCTGAAAGACTAACCATCTCCGCAAATCATTATAAAGGTGAAAGGAAAACTGTCTTCTCTTGTGTAAGATTTGGCAATGTTTTGGACTCTAGAGGTTCAGTTGTTCCTATTTTCAAGAAACAAATTGAAGATGGAGGACCGGTCACTATCACTGATCCTAGTATGACACGTTTTGTAATGGGCATACCAGAGGCTGTAAATTTAATTCTTAAGTCTGGTGAAATAGCAGAAGGTGGAGAAATATTTATCCTAAAAATGCCTTCACTGAATATTATCGATTTGGCGGAAGTTATGATCGAAGAATTGTCAAAATTGTATGGTCACCAAAAAGAGGATATTAAAATTAGGTATATTGGTAAAAGATCTGGGGAGAAGATGTTTGAGGAATTAATGACAGTAGAAGAATTACCTTTTGCTGTTGATAATGGTGATTTAATTATCTTAAACTCCAAAAATGGTAAAAAACTTGATAAATATAAATATAATTCAAATTCAGTAAATAAATTATCTAAGAATGAAATAAAAATGATTATTAAAGAATTCTGTCTGCTTTAA
- a CDS encoding nucleotide sugar dehydrogenase: protein MYQQLLQRIKDRESTICVVGLGYVGLPTAIFFAENGFNVIGVDVEEKKLTLINQGISPLGELGLDERLQKVVEDGRLVAKSDLPGATSDSDVILLIVPTPVTPSKDPDLSYIIRAGEDVAKGLGKGKLVVLESTVYPGVTEETLQPILESSGLKAGVDFGLAYCPERYNPGDDAHSLEKVARVVGGITPEWAEITRELYQFIIKKDIRVLRNIKTAEAAKVIENTQRDLNIALMNELAMIFEKIGIDVMEVIDGASTKWNFNAYYPGGGVGGHCLPVDPYYLVKKAKELGYHSKVIAAGRTINDYMPKHVFELLNDALNDNERPVKNSKVVVLGLSYKENVGDDRESPSKELISELEHNQALVTIVDPYIEETGVYGTLVSDVYTALEDADALVLMTAHREFRELDFARVKELMKIPIIIDARRIYDPEKLREMGFHYSGVGAVNNSY from the coding sequence GTGTATCAACAATTACTTCAGCGGATAAAAGACAGGGAATCAACCATTTGTGTAGTTGGGCTGGGCTACGTGGGCCTCCCGACAGCCATATTCTTTGCTGAAAATGGATTTAATGTGATTGGGGTGGATGTTGAGGAAAAGAAACTTACCCTGATAAACCAGGGGATTTCACCCCTGGGAGAGCTCGGTCTGGATGAACGGCTTCAGAAAGTGGTTGAGGATGGAAGATTGGTGGCCAAATCAGACCTTCCCGGTGCTACTTCTGATTCTGATGTTATTCTACTCATCGTACCTACACCGGTAACCCCCTCCAAGGATCCTGATCTCTCCTACATTATCCGCGCTGGTGAAGATGTGGCTAAAGGATTGGGAAAAGGTAAACTGGTGGTACTGGAGTCCACAGTCTATCCTGGAGTGACTGAAGAAACCCTCCAGCCCATCCTGGAATCGTCGGGACTCAAAGCCGGTGTTGATTTTGGACTGGCCTACTGTCCAGAGCGATACAATCCTGGAGATGATGCCCATTCCCTGGAGAAAGTAGCCCGTGTGGTGGGGGGTATAACACCGGAATGGGCAGAGATTACCCGGGAACTTTACCAGTTCATCATAAAAAAGGATATCCGGGTTCTCAGGAATATAAAAACTGCCGAGGCCGCCAAGGTAATTGAAAACACCCAGCGCGACCTTAACATTGCCCTCATGAATGAACTGGCCATGATCTTCGAAAAAATAGGCATCGATGTCATGGAAGTAATTGACGGTGCCAGCACCAAATGGAACTTCAACGCCTACTATCCGGGGGGAGGAGTAGGAGGGCACTGCCTACCCGTAGATCCCTACTATCTGGTTAAAAAAGCTAAAGAACTGGGATACCACTCTAAAGTAATAGCAGCAGGCCGCACCATCAATGATTACATGCCTAAACATGTCTTTGAACTCCTCAACGATGCCCTCAACGACAATGAAAGGCCAGTTAAAAACTCTAAAGTAGTGGTGCTGGGGTTATCCTACAAGGAAAACGTGGGAGATGACCGGGAGTCACCATCAAAGGAATTAATCAGTGAACTTGAACATAACCAGGCCCTGGTGACCATAGTTGACCCTTATATTGAAGAAACCGGAGTTTACGGCACACTGGTAAGTGATGTGTATACTGCACTGGAGGATGCTGATGCCCTGGTCCTCATGACCGCCCACAGGGAGTTTCGAGAACTGGACTTTGCAAGGGTAAAAGAGTTAATGAAAATCCCCATTATTATCGATGCCCGGCGTATCTACGACCCGGAAAAATTAAGGGAAATGGGATTCCATTACAGTGGAGTGGGAGCGGTAAACAATTCCTATTAA
- a CDS encoding SDR family oxidoreductase, whose product MVVTGGLGFIGSHIVEELYPDNEVFIVDNKATGKHENIQDFDLNQISLVLGDITTIDLHEIFEDVDYVLHQAALPSVPRSVKDPLRSHEANITGTLKVLIAARDCDVEKVVCASSSSVYGDTPVLPKVETMPLNPKSPYATTKATGELYCQNFTDIYGLSTVSLRYFNVFGPRQDPNSQYAAVIPKFITSIMNGESPTIFGDGEQSRDFTFVKNVVQANILACETDMQGVYNVACGRRTTLNELVGMMGELMDVEVNPKYTEPRVGDVKHSLADIDKIKAHGYQPTEDFKKDLEQVVEFFTCKC is encoded by the coding sequence GTGGTAGTAACTGGAGGACTGGGATTCATCGGATCCCACATTGTAGAGGAGTTATATCCAGATAATGAGGTTTTCATTGTGGATAATAAGGCCACAGGGAAACACGAAAACATACAGGACTTCGATCTTAACCAGATAAGTCTGGTACTGGGAGATATAACCACCATTGATCTTCATGAAATCTTTGAAGATGTAGATTATGTTTTGCACCAGGCAGCATTGCCCAGTGTTCCCCGGAGTGTGAAGGATCCCTTAAGGTCCCATGAAGCAAACATAACCGGGACATTGAAGGTGCTCATTGCTGCCCGTGATTGTGATGTTGAAAAGGTGGTCTGTGCATCCTCTTCCTCGGTGTACGGGGACACACCCGTACTTCCCAAGGTGGAAACCATGCCCCTGAATCCTAAATCACCATATGCAACTACTAAGGCTACTGGCGAGTTGTACTGTCAGAATTTCACTGATATTTATGGTTTGTCCACTGTTTCTCTGCGTTACTTTAATGTGTTCGGTCCCCGGCAGGACCCTAATTCCCAGTACGCAGCGGTGATCCCTAAATTCATAACATCAATTATGAATGGGGAGTCTCCCACTATCTTTGGTGATGGTGAACAGAGCCGGGACTTTACCTTTGTGAAGAACGTGGTTCAGGCTAATATCTTGGCCTGTGAGACGGATATGCAGGGGGTTTACAATGTGGCCTGTGGCCGGAGAACCACCCTCAATGAACTGGTTGGTATGATGGGAGAACTCATGGATGTGGAGGTTAACCCTAAATACACTGAACCACGGGTTGGAGATGTTAAACACTCGCTGGCAGATATTGATAAAATAAAGGCCCATGGATATCAGCCTACCGAAGATTTTAAAAAGGATCTGGAGCAGGTTGTTGAGTTTTTCACCTGTAAATGTTAA
- a CDS encoding right-handed parallel beta-helix repeat-containing protein yields MITVINSVSAADNDVIYVNGSSGNDNWDGLTWLTAKLTIKNATATVNDGGTVYIADGTYTGDENTNITLDKNVTFIGEHQNQTILNGTDTNRLFVIENGATVSLINMTLANSYIDESMGAAVFNLGNLTVSGCTFTANMAEYGSAIYNAHTLYVDNSIFNGNLGLSISSIFNDAGATAQVRNSVFSDNGVDGDAGAIGNNGDLTLTGCTFTSNSAASAGAIMSTGTMNITGCTFTGNKANYGMGGAILNTGLMTINDSTFTSNTANNDGGAGGAIINDGGTLNIKNTTFTSNTADLSGGAIYNNGPLNITDSVFSSNSALAGGALVNRGNSIITNTIFNSNHAQDGGAIVNNQNMTITSSTFTGNQADMLGGAIVNRRNLTMHFSRLVGNTPVDIYNSEATLDAEYNWWGTNFTGTDPVTAGRVSGATISRWLVLSLNPDPATINSKGTSTVTVDLLHDQLGNYYDPAYGHVPDGILVNLTGTLGSLNPTQLSLTSGRATSLFTASGVGSAVITATLDNQTSSTRITINAAGENSTNPTVNAATTVGMQKTGTSPVGLILALLSIFGGAVLGRRKL; encoded by the coding sequence GTGATCACAGTTATAAACAGTGTGTCTGCTGCCGATAATGATGTTATTTACGTGAATGGGTCCTCGGGTAATGATAACTGGGATGGGCTGACCTGGCTCACCGCCAAGCTAACCATTAAAAACGCTACCGCCACAGTGAATGATGGGGGCACAGTCTACATTGCCGACGGCACCTACACTGGAGACGAAAACACCAACATCACCCTGGACAAGAATGTGACCTTCATCGGAGAACACCAGAACCAGACCATCCTGAATGGAACAGATACCAATCGCCTGTTCGTGATTGAAAACGGGGCCACAGTATCCCTCATCAATATGACCCTGGCCAACAGCTACATCGATGAAAGCATGGGTGCCGCCGTGTTCAACCTGGGAAACTTAACAGTCTCTGGCTGTACCTTCACCGCTAACATGGCTGAGTATGGCAGTGCCATCTACAATGCCCACACCCTGTATGTGGATAACTCCATCTTCAACGGAAACCTGGGACTGTCCATTTCTTCCATTTTCAACGATGCTGGTGCCACTGCTCAGGTGAGAAACTCCGTGTTCTCGGATAACGGTGTGGACGGCGATGCCGGGGCCATTGGAAACAATGGTGATTTAACCCTCACTGGCTGTACCTTCACTTCAAACAGTGCAGCATCAGCCGGGGCCATAATGAGCACCGGTACCATGAACATCACCGGCTGTACCTTCACTGGCAACAAAGCCAACTATGGAATGGGTGGTGCCATTTTAAACACTGGACTGATGACTATCAATGACAGTACCTTCACCAGTAACACCGCCAACAATGATGGAGGTGCTGGTGGGGCTATAATCAACGATGGTGGAACCCTTAACATCAAAAACACCACTTTCACCAGTAATACTGCGGATTTATCCGGAGGAGCTATCTACAACAATGGGCCACTGAACATCACCGACTCAGTATTCTCCAGTAACTCTGCCCTGGCTGGAGGTGCCCTGGTAAACCGTGGAAATTCCATTATCACCAACACTATCTTCAACAGTAACCATGCCCAGGACGGTGGGGCCATAGTAAACAACCAAAACATGACCATAACCAGCAGCACCTTCACCGGTAACCAGGCAGACATGTTGGGAGGAGCCATAGTCAACCGCCGCAACCTTACCATGCACTTCTCCCGATTGGTGGGAAACACCCCGGTGGACATCTACAATAGCGAGGCCACCCTGGATGCCGAGTATAACTGGTGGGGAACTAACTTCACCGGAACCGACCCGGTAACCGCGGGAAGAGTAAGCGGTGCCACCATCTCCCGCTGGCTGGTTTTAAGCCTAAACCCGGATCCTGCCACCATCAACAGCAAAGGAACATCAACCGTGACTGTGGATCTACTCCACGACCAGCTGGGCAACTACTACGACCCGGCCTATGGACATGTCCCCGACGGAATACTGGTGAATCTCACCGGAACCCTGGGAAGTCTCAACCCCACCCAGTTAAGTTTAACCAGTGGACGGGCCACCAGCCTCTTCACAGCTTCGGGTGTGGGTAGTGCCGTAATCACGGCCACCCTGGATAACCAGACCAGTTCCACACGGATAACCATCAACGCTGCCGGAGAAAACAGTACAAACCCTACCGTAAACGCCGCAACCACCGTGGGGATGCAAAAAACAGGTACCAGTCCAGTGGGCTTGATACTGGCTTTACTGTCCATATTCGGTGGTGCAGTTCTGGGTAGGAGAAAGTTATAA
- a CDS encoding nucleotidyltransferase domain-containing protein, with product MQSLKSYQLTPPEKKHIMEGITSILNQEKITFAYLHGSFLKEKFRDIDLAIYLEKNLDKKEALNLEFEMERKLENAVHFPVDVRILNHSPLSFRYNVFKEGALIFSKDELVRSDFISLTLAMYHDFNFYRKRYMREALGLEV from the coding sequence GTGCAGAGTCTTAAAAGTTACCAGTTAACCCCACCTGAAAAAAAGCATATTATGGAAGGTATAACTTCCATTTTAAATCAGGAAAAGATAACTTTTGCCTATCTGCACGGGTCCTTTTTGAAGGAGAAGTTTAGGGACATAGACTTGGCAATTTATCTTGAAAAAAACCTGGATAAAAAAGAGGCCCTTAACTTGGAATTTGAAATGGAAAGAAAACTTGAAAATGCAGTTCATTTTCCAGTTGATGTTAGAATCCTGAACCATTCCCCGTTATCTTTTAGGTATAATGTCTTTAAAGAAGGTGCCCTCATTTTTAGTAAAGATGAACTGGTACGCAGTGATTTTATCTCTCTAACTCTGGCCATGTACCATGACTTTAACTTCTATCGTAAACGCTACATGAGGGAGGCTTTAGGGCTTGAAGTATGA
- a CDS encoding DUF86 domain-containing protein, with product MKYDADRVARLSSEIYNALDDLVEISDIPKEDFLQKRHIIAGAKYYFIVAIEASIDLSNHLISQNNFPIPESYADSFSILKDEGVLSPELTLN from the coding sequence TTGAAGTATGATGCCGACCGGGTTGCCCGGCTATCATCAGAAATTTACAACGCACTGGATGATCTGGTGGAAATTTCAGACATACCTAAAGAGGATTTTCTCCAGAAACGCCACATAATCGCCGGTGCAAAGTATTATTTTATTGTGGCTATTGAAGCTTCAATTGACCTTTCCAACCACCTGATTTCCCAGAATAACTTCCCCATCCCTGAAAGTTACGCTGATTCATTCAGTATACTAAAAGATGAGGGAGTATTGTCCCCAGAATTAACTTTAAATTAA
- a CDS encoding HepT-like ribonuclease domain-containing protein, translated as MARFRNRLVHIYWDIDDEMVYEILNRDINDIRTFLKAYLEFLNK; from the coding sequence ATGGCCCGGTTCAGGAATAGATTGGTTCATATCTACTGGGATATAGATGATGAGATGGTCTATGAAATACTCAACCGGGATATCAATGACATTAGAACATTTCTAAAGGCATACTTGGAATTTTTAAATAAATGA
- a CDS encoding nuclease-related domain-containing protein yields MNISKQKSHVKSRVSYYTKITLLGVIIILIGILGFILLMGILELPQLSLFALLIIVGLIISKYGWSKRRIWSKGAKGEKIVAKKLKKLPKKYTAIRDVKIPNMGGDIDHVVVGPTGIYVIETKNYKPTYIPDEDCWYHTSGRVSPLNPAKQVKLQVSKLNGFLVRKLGKKLNKAAINPVISPINHNLIIKNDIKSYEIVFPEDLVHYLTHQRKILSSKEVKEIISILTRYGNVS; encoded by the coding sequence ATGAACATTTCCAAACAGAAATCACATGTCAAATCCAGGGTATCCTATTACACTAAAATAACCTTACTGGGAGTAATTATTATATTAATAGGGATTTTAGGATTCATTCTATTAATGGGGATCTTAGAATTACCTCAATTATCCTTATTTGCCTTACTGATCATTGTGGGGCTAATCATAAGTAAATATGGATGGTCTAAACGCAGGATATGGAGTAAGGGTGCTAAGGGTGAGAAGATAGTGGCCAAAAAACTCAAAAAATTACCTAAAAAGTACACGGCTATTCGGGATGTTAAAATACCAAACATGGGGGGAGATATAGACCATGTGGTAGTGGGGCCCACTGGAATCTACGTTATTGAAACCAAAAATTACAAACCAACCTACATCCCGGATGAGGACTGCTGGTACCATACCTCGGGCAGAGTATCCCCACTAAACCCCGCAAAACAGGTGAAATTACAGGTATCAAAATTGAATGGTTTTCTCGTAAGGAAACTGGGAAAAAAATTAAATAAAGCAGCCATCAACCCAGTAATATCTCCCATAAACCATAACTTAATCATTAAAAATGATATTAAGTCTTATGAAATCGTTTTTCCTGAGGATCTGGTTCATTACCTAACACATCAAAGGAAAATTCTGAGTTCTAAGGAAGTTAAGGAGATAATTAGCATATTAACCAGGTATGGTAATGTATCTTAA
- a CDS encoding ATP-binding protein — protein sequence MFTMEHGVFSMNPFRKRTGIFPSYFTGRDDELNELREIYESTQAGAAGHIIIYGPKGIGKTCLLIKFEEELKGVDEVYPVRIPLIEGDFDEIYTLIIDKAAETLKIGEGNFWDDITSLGVNIPLAGGFTVSRKRPTTSPSVALERILKSIYNKLTGENPVLILLFDDLQRIIPNKGTNKVLNILQNALVELNLKGMNVMFVATGAHDIFSQIQDHLDSAVRIFEPYELKPLSKNEVNDAIFIPADNEGVKFAEEVIDSIYKMSEGIPYYMQVLAYNCFAEAVDGKVGVNELKKSFPRSLDLLAQREFRGMYEKSTNEERNILGLMAENPKEILSYKEIKEGLKLKSEPSFWLRAMVNKNLIIKKSRGKYCLRDRLFKEYLRTFKPYRENGTY from the coding sequence ATGTTTACTATGGAACATGGTGTGTTTAGTATGAACCCCTTTAGAAAAAGAACCGGTATTTTCCCCTCATATTTCACTGGCAGGGATGATGAACTTAATGAATTAAGGGAGATCTACGAATCTACGCAGGCCGGAGCTGCCGGCCATATAATCATCTACGGTCCCAAAGGTATTGGAAAAACATGCCTACTTATCAAATTTGAAGAAGAGTTGAAAGGCGTTGATGAAGTTTATCCCGTACGCATTCCTCTTATTGAGGGTGACTTTGATGAAATTTACACTTTAATTATTGATAAAGCTGCTGAAACTCTTAAAATAGGTGAAGGAAATTTTTGGGATGATATAACCTCTTTAGGGGTTAACATTCCCCTGGCCGGAGGATTTACCGTGTCCAGAAAAAGACCCACAACCAGTCCATCTGTAGCCCTTGAAAGGATATTAAAATCAATATACAACAAATTAACAGGTGAAAATCCAGTTTTAATACTTTTATTTGATGATCTTCAAAGAATTATTCCAAATAAAGGTACGAACAAGGTTTTAAACATATTACAGAATGCCCTAGTGGAACTTAATCTAAAGGGTATGAATGTAATGTTCGTGGCCACCGGGGCACATGACATATTTTCACAAATACAGGATCACCTTGATTCTGCTGTTAGAATATTTGAGCCTTATGAGCTCAAACCATTATCAAAAAATGAAGTAAATGATGCTATATTCATACCTGCAGATAATGAAGGTGTTAAATTTGCTGAGGAAGTAATAGATTCAATATATAAAATGTCAGAGGGAATTCCTTACTATATGCAAGTTTTAGCCTACAACTGTTTTGCTGAAGCAGTTGATGGTAAAGTAGGAGTTAATGAGCTTAAAAAATCATTTCCCCGATCACTGGATCTCTTGGCCCAAAGAGAGTTCAGGGGGATGTATGAGAAGTCAACCAATGAAGAAAGAAATATTCTGGGGTTGATGGCGGAGAATCCGAAAGAAATTTTATCATACAAGGAAATCAAAGAAGGTTTGAAATTAAAATCAGAACCATCTTTCTGGTTAAGAGCCATGGTAAACAAGAATCTCATAATAAAGAAAAGTCGTGGTAAATATTGTCTTCGGGACAGATTATTCAAAGAATATCTGAGA